A single genomic interval of Bos indicus isolate NIAB-ARS_2022 breed Sahiwal x Tharparkar chromosome 5, NIAB-ARS_B.indTharparkar_mat_pri_1.0, whole genome shotgun sequence harbors:
- the LOC109558476 gene encoding olfactory receptor 10C1-like, with amino-acid sequence MSGNQSLCTHFTFVAFSSLAELQPVLFIVFLTIYLFTMGGNLLIIGLIWGTPSLHTPMYFFLVNLSFLEMCYITSVVPQMLVHLLVETKIISVASCAAQMYVFSILGLTECCLLAAMAYDRFVAICHPLHYSLLMGPGVCLKLAAASWTTGVMVESAQTTWIFTLPFCGTGRIQHFFCDIMPVVELACVDTSHNETTLFAISVLFIMAPCLLILCSYVRILVTILRIPSATGRSKAFSTCSSHILVVSLFYGTALFTYLQPKAAHTPETDKATALMYTVVTPALNPVIYTLRNKEVKEAFQRLTPRSTLSLTP; translated from the coding sequence ATGAGTGGAAACCAGTCCCTCTGCACCCACTTCACATTTGTAGCATTTTCCTCTCTAGCAGAGTTACAACCTGTGCTCTTCATTGTGTTCTTAACCATATACTTGTTTACCATGGGAGGAAATCTTCTCATCATTGGCTTGATTTGGGGCACCCCTTCCTTGCACActcccatgtatttcttcctggttaaCCTCTCCTTTCTGGAGATGTGCTATATCACTAGTGTGGTGCCTCAGATGCTGGTGCACTTGCTTGTGGAGACCAAGATCATAAGCGTGGCAAGCTGTGCAGCTCAGATGTATGTATTTAGCATCTTGGGACTGACAGAATGCTGCCTGCTAGCAGCCATGGCTTATGACCGCTTTGTAGCTATTTGCCACCCTCTGCATTACTCTCTCCTGATGGGCCCTGGTGTGTGTTTGAAATTGGCTGCAGCATCTTGGACCACTGGGGTCATGGTAGAATCAGCCCAGACCACATGGATCTTCACTCTGCCCTTCTGTGGAACAGGAAGGATCCAGCACTTTTTTTGTGACATCATGCCGGTAGTGGAACTAGCTTGTGTTGATACCTCCCACAATGAGACTACATTGTTTGCTATCTCTGTGCTCTTTATCATGGCCCCCTGTCTCCTCATTCTGTGCTCCTATGTGCGCATTCTGGTGACCATCCTGAGAATCCCTTCAGCCACTGGCAGAAGCAAAGCTTTCTCCACTTGCTCATCTCATATCCTGGTTGTTTCTCTCTTCTATGGTACTGCCTTGTTCACTTACCTCCAACCAAAGGCAGCACACACTCCAGAAACAGACAAGGCAACTGCACTCATGTACACAGTGGTCACGCCTGCTCTGAATCCAGTTATCTACACCTTGAGGAACAAGGAAGTGAAGGAAGCCTTTCAAAGACTAACACCAAGAAGCACTCTGAGTCTAACGCCATGA